Proteins encoded by one window of Vibrio rumoiensis:
- the pncB gene encoding nicotinate phosphoribosyltransferase — MTVASHHLEPSSAIITSLLDTDAYKLHMQQAVFHQYPDVDVVAEFHCRSQEDLRPYFDEVMEQISHLCQLQFQAEELNYLAKLPFFKSDYIEYLTSFRFQQSNIEVRQDGEQLAITIRGKWLDVILWEVPLLAIISEIRGRSRYPQASVEQACQHLHHKLAQLKQSAPDLDLSGFSLIDFGTRRRFSKAVQASIVDQLIEHFPQFDGTSNYYLAFKKGLKPVGTQAHEWFQAHQQLAGELADSQQLALHTWIKEYPDTLGIALTDCINMDAFLRDFTPTLANTFIGLRHDSGDPIEWGEKAIAHYQKLGIDPSSKVLVFSDGLSLTKAIEIYQHFAHRVQTSFGIGTKLTCDIPNVDSLNIVLKLTACQGKPVAKISDEPGKSMCRDEDYLKALKQAFHLAS; from the coding sequence ATGACTGTAGCATCCCATCACCTTGAGCCCTCGTCGGCCATTATCACATCATTACTTGATACCGACGCTTATAAGCTACACATGCAACAAGCGGTGTTTCATCAATACCCTGATGTTGATGTGGTGGCAGAATTTCACTGCCGGAGCCAAGAAGATTTACGACCGTACTTTGATGAAGTGATGGAACAAATTAGCCACTTATGTCAGCTACAATTTCAAGCTGAAGAATTAAATTATCTTGCTAAGCTGCCCTTCTTTAAATCGGACTACATTGAATATTTAACATCATTTCGTTTTCAGCAAAGCAACATTGAAGTACGTCAAGATGGTGAGCAACTCGCCATTACCATTCGTGGTAAATGGTTGGATGTCATTTTGTGGGAAGTTCCACTCTTAGCGATCATCAGTGAAATTCGAGGACGCAGTCGTTATCCGCAAGCCAGCGTTGAGCAAGCCTGTCAGCATTTGCACCACAAACTTGCTCAACTAAAACAAAGTGCCCCTGATTTAGATCTCTCTGGATTTTCCTTAATCGACTTTGGCACCCGTCGCCGTTTTTCCAAAGCGGTGCAGGCCAGTATTGTCGATCAATTAATTGAACACTTCCCTCAATTTGATGGCACATCAAACTACTACCTTGCCTTCAAAAAAGGATTAAAGCCGGTTGGCACTCAAGCCCATGAATGGTTTCAAGCCCACCAGCAATTAGCCGGAGAGCTTGCCGATTCTCAACAATTGGCTTTGCATACTTGGATAAAAGAATACCCTGATACGTTAGGCATCGCGCTGACCGATTGCATTAACATGGATGCCTTTTTACGCGACTTTACACCAACACTGGCCAATACGTTTATCGGCTTACGCCATGACAGTGGTGATCCTATCGAGTGGGGAGAAAAAGCCATTGCGCATTATCAAAAGCTAGGTATCGATCCGAGCTCGAAAGTGCTGGTTTTTTCAGATGGTTTATCCCTAACCAAAGCCATCGAGATCTATCAACACTTCGCTCATCGGGTGCAAACCAGCTTTGGTATTGGGACTAAATTAACTTGCGACATTCCCAATGTGGATAGCCTCAACATTGTACTCAAACTCACCGCCTGCCAAGGTAAACCGGTTGCGAAAATTTCAGATGAACCGGGTAAAAGCATGTGCCGAGATGAAGATTATTTGAAAGCATTAAAGCAAGCTTTTCATCTAGCCTCTTAA
- a CDS encoding GntP family permease yields the protein MSLILILLAVIAFIVIATTKFKIHPFLALLMSAFIAAFAYGLPPESIAKTITSGFGGILGYIGLVIVLGTIIGVILEKSGAAITMADSVINCLGQTFPTLTMSIIGYLVSIPVFCDSGFVILNSLKESLAKRMQTSSVAMSVALATGLYATHTFVPPTPGPIAAAGNLGLESNLGLVIGVGIFVAAVAAIAGMLWANRFSNVEPDGIETDEQLSVQNQDWKALKASYGTLPTTGQAFAPIFVPIVLICLASIANFPSQPFGNGGVQSTLAFLGQPLTALFIGLLLATRLLKSEQKITEFSERISQGIIAAAPILLITGAGGAFGAVLKATPLGEYLGTTLSTLGVGIFMPFIVAAALKSAQGSSTVALVTTSALVAPLLAQLGLDSEMGRVLTVMAIGAGAMTVSHANDSFFWVVSQFSRMSVGLAYRAQTMATLVQGITAMILVYLLSLVLL from the coding sequence ATGAGTCTGATATTAATCCTCTTGGCCGTGATTGCGTTTATCGTTATTGCGACCACAAAATTTAAAATCCATCCATTCTTAGCACTATTAATGTCGGCTTTTATTGCCGCATTCGCCTATGGCTTACCCCCTGAATCGATAGCCAAAACGATTACTTCGGGCTTTGGCGGTATCTTAGGTTACATAGGCTTAGTTATTGTCCTTGGTACTATCATTGGCGTTATTTTAGAAAAAAGTGGTGCGGCCATTACCATGGCTGATAGTGTGATTAACTGCTTAGGACAAACATTTCCTACCTTAACCATGTCGATCATTGGTTATTTAGTTTCTATTCCGGTTTTTTGTGATTCGGGATTTGTCATTTTAAATTCTCTGAAAGAATCTCTCGCAAAACGCATGCAAACTTCAAGTGTCGCAATGAGTGTTGCACTTGCTACTGGCCTATACGCTACCCATACTTTTGTGCCACCTACACCGGGTCCAATCGCGGCGGCGGGTAATTTAGGATTAGAGTCCAATCTAGGTTTAGTTATTGGCGTTGGGATATTCGTTGCTGCTGTGGCGGCTATTGCAGGTATGCTTTGGGCCAATCGTTTCTCAAATGTCGAACCAGATGGCATTGAGACGGATGAACAACTCTCAGTACAAAATCAAGATTGGAAAGCGCTTAAAGCTTCATATGGTACTCTTCCAACCACAGGCCAAGCGTTCGCGCCTATCTTTGTTCCCATTGTTTTAATTTGTTTGGCATCGATTGCTAACTTTCCTAGTCAGCCATTTGGCAATGGTGGTGTTCAAAGCACATTAGCGTTTCTCGGACAACCGCTAACGGCATTATTCATTGGTTTATTGCTAGCCACTCGATTACTTAAATCTGAACAAAAAATCACTGAATTTAGCGAAAGAATCAGTCAAGGGATTATTGCAGCAGCGCCAATCCTACTGATCACTGGTGCTGGCGGTGCCTTTGGTGCCGTTTTAAAAGCCACCCCTCTTGGTGAATATTTAGGGACGACCCTTTCTACTTTAGGTGTAGGGATCTTTATGCCATTTATTGTGGCTGCAGCACTGAAATCAGCACAAGGTTCTTCAACCGTTGCTTTGGTGACCACCTCAGCATTGGTTGCTCCACTATTGGCTCAATTAGGCTTAGATTCTGAGATGGGGCGTGTCTTAACCGTCATGGCTATCGGCGCTGGTGCAATGACGGTATCTCACGCCAATGACAGTTTCTTCTGGGTAGTATCCCAATTTAGTCGTATGAGTGTTGGTTTGGCGTATAGAGCGCAAACCATGGCAACGTTAGTCCAAGGGATTACTGCAATGATCTTGGTTTATCTATTAAGCCTAGTGTTACTTTAA
- the dapD gene encoding 2,3,4,5-tetrahydropyridine-2,6-dicarboxylate N-succinyltransferase produces the protein MAHFALAFGTATKNRDGKIIEAFFPSPVLNPSDALVAAIAQVSGYSEGNQAIEISNELAGELSTAFAANGDIANADFAEKAAQSSQPLVLVVLAKDEQPSSVAEGFLKLQLISHRLAKPHGIVLDGIFGLLHNIAWTNQGPIDLPELASRQIEARLNGETLTVDCVDKFPKMVDYIVPTGVRIADTSRVRLGAHVGEGTTVMHEGFINFNAGTTGVSMVEGRISAGVMVGEGSDIGGGASIMGTLSGGGKVVISIGENSLLGANAGLGFPLGDRCTIESGLYITAGTKVTMLDASGNEVEVAKARDLAGKPDLLFRRNSVTGKIECLTNKSAVELNSELHSNN, from the coding sequence AAATCATCGAAGCATTTTTCCCAAGCCCAGTCTTAAACCCATCAGATGCACTTGTTGCAGCAATTGCGCAGGTTTCAGGATACTCAGAAGGCAACCAAGCGATTGAAATCAGCAATGAGCTTGCTGGTGAACTATCGACTGCATTTGCAGCAAATGGTGACATTGCGAATGCTGATTTTGCCGAAAAAGCCGCGCAATCTTCTCAACCACTGGTATTAGTTGTTCTTGCTAAAGATGAGCAACCAAGCTCTGTCGCTGAAGGCTTCCTAAAACTTCAATTGATCTCTCATCGTTTAGCGAAGCCACATGGCATCGTACTTGATGGTATTTTTGGTCTACTGCACAACATTGCATGGACTAACCAAGGGCCGATCGATCTTCCTGAATTAGCAAGCCGTCAAATTGAAGCTCGCTTAAATGGCGAAACACTAACTGTCGATTGCGTAGATAAGTTCCCGAAAATGGTCGATTACATTGTTCCAACCGGTGTACGTATTGCTGATACCTCTCGCGTACGTCTTGGCGCACATGTCGGCGAAGGCACCACTGTCATGCACGAAGGCTTCATCAACTTCAACGCTGGTACAACTGGTGTCAGCATGGTTGAAGGCCGTATTTCAGCCGGTGTAATGGTTGGCGAAGGTTCTGACATCGGTGGTGGTGCTTCCATCATGGGTACACTATCAGGCGGCGGTAAAGTGGTGATCTCTATTGGCGAGAACAGCCTACTAGGTGCCAACGCAGGTCTTGGTTTCCCACTGGGTGATCGTTGTACGATTGAATCGGGTCTTTACATCACAGCGGGCACTAAAGTTACGATGCTTGATGCTTCAGGTAATGAAGTAGAAGTGGCGAAAGCGCGCGATTTAGCTGGTAAACCAGACCTACTATTCCGTCGTAACTCAGTCACTGGCAAGATTGAATGCTTAACGAATAAGTCTGCGGTTGAGTTAAATAGCGAGCTGCATTCAAATAACTAA
- a CDS encoding sugar diacid recognition domain-containing protein — protein MYLDTQLAQQIVDRTMAIIDTNINVMNDHGVIISSGDPTRIGQLHDGALLAIQHGDTTEITQQTSQNLKGVKPGINLVLKHDDTIIGVVGITGNPDEIRNYAALVKMTSEMIIERSLLIEQLQWDKRHIEEFISSWVNNELTEEALEHWAQRLSINIEQPRVAVLIELAETPQSNQLTTIRKVVELLEYPQRNNLVAVIAMNQILVLKPCQQHSERWDYQIESQRIDQLIHQLQQQDIHHLHIALGEYFPSPMEMPRSFQSAQQVLTLGKHYHPKQTKYLFEDMRMPVLLSPLKQNWQGEQLCNAIVKLKTQDRSGQLIKTLYRLFEHQGNLSKCANSLYIHRNTLRYRLNKIEEITQISPHHFTGLVELYIACQITQ, from the coding sequence ATGTATTTAGATACCCAACTCGCCCAACAAATCGTTGATCGCACCATGGCGATCATTGATACCAACATCAACGTGATGAATGACCACGGTGTCATCATCAGCAGCGGCGATCCCACACGAATTGGTCAACTGCACGATGGTGCCTTGCTAGCGATTCAACATGGTGACACCACAGAAATCACCCAACAGACCAGTCAGAATCTAAAAGGCGTTAAACCGGGTATCAACTTAGTCTTAAAACATGATGACACCATTATTGGCGTGGTAGGCATCACCGGAAACCCAGATGAGATCCGCAACTACGCCGCGTTAGTCAAAATGACTTCTGAAATGATCATCGAGCGGTCACTGCTCATTGAACAATTACAGTGGGATAAGCGCCACATCGAGGAATTTATCTCCTCATGGGTCAACAATGAACTAACCGAAGAAGCGCTTGAACATTGGGCGCAGCGGTTATCGATAAATATTGAGCAACCACGAGTCGCCGTCTTAATTGAGCTGGCTGAAACGCCACAGAGTAATCAGTTAACGACCATCCGCAAAGTGGTTGAACTCTTAGAGTACCCTCAACGCAATAACCTCGTCGCAGTCATCGCCATGAATCAGATTTTGGTGCTAAAGCCATGCCAACAACACTCTGAGCGTTGGGATTATCAAATAGAAAGCCAGCGCATCGATCAACTCATCCACCAACTGCAACAACAAGATATTCACCACCTGCACATTGCACTTGGTGAGTACTTTCCATCGCCAATGGAGATGCCGCGGTCTTTTCAAAGTGCTCAACAAGTCTTAACACTGGGCAAGCATTACCATCCCAAACAGACCAAATATTTATTTGAAGATATGCGTATGCCAGTGCTGCTTTCGCCATTAAAACAAAACTGGCAAGGTGAACAATTATGTAACGCGATTGTTAAACTCAAAACGCAAGACCGTTCAGGGCAGTTAATCAAAACTTTATATCGCTTATTTGAACATCAAGGCAACTTATCCAAATGCGCTAATAGCTTGTATATCCACAGAAATACGCTCCGATATCGCTTGAATAAGATTGAAGAAATCACCCAAATATCACCACATCACTTTACAGGATTGGTCGAGTTATATATTGCTTGCCAGATCACACAATGA